Genomic segment of Acidobacteriota bacterium:
TTCAGATGGAAAACGTCTCGGGCGCCCTCACCTTCGAAGGCGTCCTCTTTCGGGAAGGGTCACTTGAGATCTCGACCGTGAGCGGGCGCGTCGAAGCCTCGCTCCCCAGGGACCTGGCGGCCCGATTCTCCCTGGAGACCTTCAGCGGCGACATCTCCAGCGCCTTCGGGACCGGGAGGGATCTCGAAGAGGACGGGCCCGTCGGGAAGCGCCTGCGTTTCACCACGGGATCGGGCGCCGCCCGCGTGGACATCCAGACCTTCAGCGGGGACATCGTCCTGACCGGCCGTTGACCGGGCACGGCGCTTCGACGGCTGATGCGGCGGGGCCACGGCCCCGCCGCCTTCCTTTCTCCCCTGTCGCCTCCGCGACTCCCGGCCCTCAATCGCCTCCGGCGAGCTTCAGCAGGGCCCGTCGCTGGGCCTGGTCGGCCAGTACGACGAGCACGTCCCCCGGCGCAAGCCTCCTCTCCCGAGGCGGATTGAAGAGGAATTCCCCGCCCCGGCTCCGGAGGGCCACCACCAGGGCCCCGGTCCGGGTGGACAGGTCGGCTTCAGAAAGGGTCTGGTCGACGAGGGAGGACCGTTCCTGGACCTCCGCCTCTTCCACCCTCAGGGACCCGTCGCCCCACCGCAGCATCTGATCCAGGAAGGTGACGACGTTGGGCCGAAGCATCTCCGAGGCCATCCTCAGGCCGCCGATGGTGTGGGGAAAGACCACCGCGTCGGCCCCGGCCTTGAGAAGCTTGTCCCTCGTGCTCTCCTCGTCCGCCCGGGCGATGATCCTCAGGCCGGGGTTCATGGAGCGCGCGGAGAGGACCACGAAGAGGTTGTCCTTGTCCTCCGACAGGGCCGCGAGGAGCCCCCTGGCGCGCTGAATGCCCGCGCGCTCCAGGACCGAGTCATGGGTGGCGTCGCCCTCCACGGTCAGGAGGCCCGGGTTGCCCTGGAACTCCTCCTCCAGCAGGTGCATGTCGCGGTCCACGACCACGGCCTTCTGGCCCGTCCGCAGGAGCTCGGCGAGGATGACCGAACCCACGCGCCCGGCGCCGCAGATGATGTGGTGGTCCGAAAGCCGGGAGATGGCCTTGTCCATCTTTCCCCTCCTCAGGAGCGTGCGGAGTTCCCCCTCCACGAAAAAGGCGGTCACGGAGGAAACGGCGTAGAGCATGGTCCCCATCCCGCCAAGGATGAGGGCCGTGGTGAACCACCGGCCCAGCGGGTCGAGGGGGCGCGTCTCCCCGTAGCCCACCGTAGCCACGGTGATGATCGTCATGTAGGAGGCGTCCGGGAAGTCCCACCCCTGGAGGATCATGTAGCCCGCCACGCCCGCGGCGTATACCACGGCGAGAAGGCTCAGGGGCAGGGCGAGGCGGCGGAGGATCAACCGGAAGTCCATGGGGGCATTCTATCAGCCGGAGGCCCGGCCTCCTAGGGTGAGAGAGGGGTCGGCCGGATTTCCTCTTCAGTGATAAAATCTTGCGATATTCACCCGGATGGCGCAGGACGGCGGCGGTCCTGCCTTGGGAGACGGGCATGTGGCTCGCACTCGCTCAGAACGCGGCGCTCCTCCTGGCGCTCATCCTCCTCTACGACCTCTTGACTCTGCGGCCCAGACGACAGAAACCCACGTGGGATCAGGTTTTTACGGGCATGGCGGTGGGGCTGGTCACGGTGGCCGTCATGGCGGCGAGCATCGAGCTCACGCCGGGTTTGGTCTTCGACACCCGCTCCATCCTGCTGGCGGTCTCGGGGCTCTTCTTCGGGGCCACCCCCACGATCATCGCCGGCCTCCTGGCCGCGGCCTACCGGCTTGACCTGGGCGGGGGCGGAACGGCCATGGGGCTGGCCGTCATCGTCAGTTCCTGCGCCATCGGCATCGCGTGGCGCCACCTCCGCAAGCGGGACCTCTCGTCGATCTCCTTGTGGGAGCTGTACCTTCTCGGCGTCGCGGTCCACGGCGTGATGCTCCTGTGCACGGTGTTCCTTCCCAGGGAGGAGTTGCGACGGACCCTCCCCGCCATCGGCCTTCCGGTGCTCCTGATTTACCCGGCCGCCACGGCCGCTCTGGGGGCCCTGCTCAGCCAGCGCCTGGAGCGAAAGCGCACGCTTGCGGCGCTCGCCGAGAGCGAAGCCCGCTTCCGGGAGATCGTGGAGCATAGCACCAACCTCTTCTACCGCCACACCCCGGATCAGGTCCTCACCTACGTGAGCCCGCAATCCCGCCACTTCCTGGGCTGCGAGCCGGAGGAGGCCAGGGTCCGCTGGACCGAGTTCGTCACGGACCACCCCCTGAACCGCGCCGGATACGAGGCCACCCTCCGGGCCATCGAAACGGGCCGGGCCCAGCCCCCCTACCCGTTGGAGCTTCGAACGAAGGACGGACGCCTCATCTGGGTGGAGGTCCACGAGGCGCCGGTGGTGGAGGAAGGCAGGACCGTGGCCGTCGTCGGGGCCCTGACGGACATCACGGGTCGAAAGCGGGCCGAGGAGGCCCTGCGCGCGAGCGAGGAGAACTACCGGGAGATCTTCAACTCCACCAACGAAGCCATCTTCATCGACGAGGCCGAAACGGGCCGCATGGTGGATGTGAACGAGCCCATGCTCCGCATGTACGGGTACGACTCCAAGGATGAGGTCCTGGCGGGCACCATCGGAGACCTCAGCGCGAACGTGGCGCCGTACACCGAGGCCGCCGCTCAGGAGCACATCCGAAAGACCCTTACGGAGGGCCCTCAGACCTTCGAATGGCTGGCCAAGAAGAAGAACGGGGAAACTTTCTGGGTGGAAGTCTCCCTTCGCAGCTCACAGATCGGAGGCCGGGGCCGGATCCTGGCCGTGGTGCGGGACATCAGCGAGCGGAAGGGCGCCGAGGAGGCCCTGAAGCGTTGGGAGAACCTCCTGGACCGGATCTTCGACACCCTTCCCGTGGGGCTCTGGATCGCGGACGCCGAGGGGCGCCTCGTGAGGAGCAATCCGGCGGGACGCCGCATATGGGGGGGCGAGCCGCTGGTGGGCCGGGAGGACTACGGAATCTTCAAGGCGCGAAGGCTGCCTTCGGGCGAGGAGGTCAAGCCCGAGGAGTGGGCCCTGGCGCGTACCGTTCGGGAGGGCGTGACGGTCCTGGGGGAGATGCTCGAGATCGACGCCTTCGACGGAAAGAAGCGGACCATCCTGAACTCCACCGCTCCGGTGTTCGACGAGGCGGGTCGCGTGGAGGCGGCGGTCATCGTCAACCTGGACATCAGCGACCTGAGAAAGGCGGAGGCAGAAAAGGAGGCCCTCCAGGCCCAGCTCCTCCAGTCCCAAAAGATCGAGGCCATCGGCCGGCTGGCGGGAGGCGTGGCCCACGATTTCAACAACATGCTCAACATCATCACCATCTACGCCGAGCTGGCCTTACGGAAGCTGGGCCCCGACGAGCCCCTCCGGCGGGACATCGAGGAGATCCAAAAGGCGGCGCGCCGCTCCGCCGCCCTCACCCGTCAGCTCCTGGGATTTGCCCGCAAGCAGCAAGCCATGCCCCGGGTCCTGGACCTCAACGAGTCCCTTCGCGAGATGGTCACCATGCTCTCCCGCCTCATGGGGGAGGACGTGGAGTTCACCTTCCTGCCCGGGCAGGACCTCTGGCCGGTCCGCATCGATCCCGTGCAGGTGGACCAGATCCTCGCGAACCTGGCCGCCAACGCGCGGGACGCCATCGATGGAGTGGGCAGGGTCTCCCTGGAGACGCACAACGTTTGTCTGGACGAGGCCTTCCGGGCCCAATACCCGTTCGCCGAGCCCGGGGAGTATGTCCTGCTCACCTTCAGCGACTCGGGTCGGGGGATGGACGAGGAGACCGCGGGACGCATCTTCGAGCCCTTCTTCTCCACCAAGGAGCACCTGGGGACCGGGCTTGGCCTCGCCACGGTCTACGGAATCGTCAAGCAGAACGGTGGGCACATCTTGGTGGACAGCGCCCCGGGACGGGGCGCCACGTTTCGGATCTACCTCCCCCGCTGGAAGGGAGCGGTGGACCGCGCCATCGAGCCCGAGGAGCAGATGGGGCCCGTCGGCGTGGAGACCGTCCTCGTCGTCGAGGACGAGACGGCCATTCTGGAGCTGACCCGGAGAATCCTCTCCGCCCATGGGTACACGGTTCTGGCCGCCCGGTCCCCCGGGGAGGCGCTGGCCGTGGCGGAGAACTACGCCGGAACGATTCACCTCCTCCTCACCGACGTGATCATGCCCGGCTTGAACGGGAGGGAACTGGCCGGGCGCCTCGGGGCCACCCGCCCGGGCCTGCGAGTCGTGTACATGTCCGGTTATACCGCGGACGCCGTGGCCCGGGAGGGGGTCATCGAGGACGGGGTCCGCTTCATCGAGAAGCCGTTCTCCATCGAGAGGCTCCTGTCCGAAGTCCGGCGCGCCTTGGACGCTTGACCCCTGGCGTCGTGAGGTCCGCGACGGAAATGGCGATTCGGGCG
This window contains:
- a CDS encoding potassium channel protein, encoding MDFRLILRRLALPLSLLAVVYAAGVAGYMILQGWDFPDASYMTIITVATVGYGETRPLDPLGRWFTTALILGGMGTMLYAVSSVTAFFVEGELRTLLRRGKMDKAISRLSDHHIICGAGRVGSVILAELLRTGQKAVVVDRDMHLLEEEFQGNPGLLTVEGDATHDSVLERAGIQRARGLLAALSEDKDNLFVVLSARSMNPGLRIIARADEESTRDKLLKAGADAVVFPHTIGGLRMASEMLRPNVVTFLDQMLRWGDGSLRVEEAEVQERSSLVDQTLSEADLSTRTGALVVALRSRGGEFLFNPPRERRLAPGDVLVVLADQAQRRALLKLAGGD
- a CDS encoding PAS domain S-box protein; this encodes MWLALAQNAALLLALILLYDLLTLRPRRQKPTWDQVFTGMAVGLVTVAVMAASIELTPGLVFDTRSILLAVSGLFFGATPTIIAGLLAAAYRLDLGGGGTAMGLAVIVSSCAIGIAWRHLRKRDLSSISLWELYLLGVAVHGVMLLCTVFLPREELRRTLPAIGLPVLLIYPAATAALGALLSQRLERKRTLAALAESEARFREIVEHSTNLFYRHTPDQVLTYVSPQSRHFLGCEPEEARVRWTEFVTDHPLNRAGYEATLRAIETGRAQPPYPLELRTKDGRLIWVEVHEAPVVEEGRTVAVVGALTDITGRKRAEEALRASEENYREIFNSTNEAIFIDEAETGRMVDVNEPMLRMYGYDSKDEVLAGTIGDLSANVAPYTEAAAQEHIRKTLTEGPQTFEWLAKKKNGETFWVEVSLRSSQIGGRGRILAVVRDISERKGAEEALKRWENLLDRIFDTLPVGLWIADAEGRLVRSNPAGRRIWGGEPLVGREDYGIFKARRLPSGEEVKPEEWALARTVREGVTVLGEMLEIDAFDGKKRTILNSTAPVFDEAGRVEAAVIVNLDISDLRKAEAEKEALQAQLLQSQKIEAIGRLAGGVAHDFNNMLNIITIYAELALRKLGPDEPLRRDIEEIQKAARRSAALTRQLLGFARKQQAMPRVLDLNESLREMVTMLSRLMGEDVEFTFLPGQDLWPVRIDPVQVDQILANLAANARDAIDGVGRVSLETHNVCLDEAFRAQYPFAEPGEYVLLTFSDSGRGMDEETAGRIFEPFFSTKEHLGTGLGLATVYGIVKQNGGHILVDSAPGRGATFRIYLPRWKGAVDRAIEPEEQMGPVGVETVLVVEDETAILELTRRILSAHGYTVLAARSPGEALAVAENYAGTIHLLLTDVIMPGLNGRELAGRLGATRPGLRVVYMSGYTADAVAREGVIEDGVRFIEKPFSIERLLSEVRRALDA